In Tiliqua scincoides isolate rTilSci1 chromosome 1, rTilSci1.hap2, whole genome shotgun sequence, the following are encoded in one genomic region:
- the LOC136654211 gene encoding olfactory receptor 5AR1-like, with protein sequence MVEGNSSTVNEFILLGISDDPQMQIVFFVVFLIIYLVNMVGNLGMIILISFDPQLHNPMYFFLWHLSFCDLCYSSAIAPRMLSDLVSDSRIISFSGCTAQFYFFAAFIDAECYILAAMAYDRYVAICNPLLYSSAMSKSLCTWLSLGSYIASTTNTIIHTTATFSLRFCSSNLINHFFCDVPPLLAISCSDTYINEILLFTFGAFVEVSSLSVILVSYAFILVAILRMPSASGKLKAFSTCGSHFTGVTIFYGTMLFMYLRPTSVYSLDQDKWASVFYTVVIPMLNPLIYSLRNKDVKEAFRKLIKKKINSFLT encoded by the coding sequence ATGGTTGAGGGAAATAGTTCTACTGTCAATGAGTTCATCCTCTTGGGTATCTCAGATGACCCACAAATGCAAATTGTATTCTTCGTAGTGTTCCTGATCATCTATTTGGTCAACATGGTGGGAAACCTGGGCATGATCATCCTGATCTCATTTGATCCCCAACTTCACaaccccatgtacttcttcctgtgGCACTTGTCCTTCTGTGACCTCTGCTACTCTTCTGCCATTGCCCCCAGAATGCTGTCCGACTTAGTATCTGACAGCAGAATCATCTCCTTCTCTGGTTGCACTGCCCAGTTCTACTTCTTTGCAGCCTTTATAGATGCTGAGTGCTACATTTTGGCAGCGATGGCCTACgaccgctatgtggccatctgcaacccacTGCTCTACTCCTCTGCCATGTCCAAATCTCTCTGTACGTGGCTGTCACTTGGATCATACATTGCCAGTACAACTAACACCATAATACACACAACAGCCACATTTAGCCTTCGCTTCTGCAGCTCCAACCTCatcaaccatttcttctgtgatgttCCTCCCCTCCTGGCAATCTCTTGCTCAGACACCTACATCAATGAGATTCTGCTTTTTACTTTTGGTGCTTTTGTAGAGGTGAGTTCCCTTTCAGTCATCCTTGTCTCATATGCCTTCATCTTAGTGGCTATCCTAAGAATGCCCTCTGCCTCAGGGAAGCTTAAAGCTTTCTCCACCTGTGGGTCCCACTTCACAGGGGTCACTATATTTTATGGAACTATGCTTTTCATGTATCTACGACCCACTTCAGTCTATTCTCTGGATCAAGACAAATGGGCATCTGTGTTCTACACAGTGGTGATCCCTATGCTCAACCCTCTGATCTACAGCCTGAGGAACAAGGATGTTAAAGAAGCTTTTAGGAAGCTGATCAAGAAGAAAATAAATTCTTTCTTAACCTGA